The region ATCACAGATTTTGAAGCGAAGCTGTGATAAATAAGCCGTTGGAGTTGTAGATTTTTTTGCTGTATAGGTAATATGAAGATTTAATTTCGATAGATTTATTACTATACGTGATTAATTAGTGCATTGAATCTTCTATGTTTTGGTCGAAACTGCTGGATTTATTCATGCGTTAATAGATTCTAGGAAAATTTTCCGTTGTTTCTCATTTACAACTTGCTTCGTTGTGAATTGATATAAATCTATGTTAGGTATTAGCTGATTAATGACGAGtttgttttttatattgaaaCGTCTATTTGCAGCAATTTTATGTTATGCCTTTAgttaatttgtgtttgtttttggTCTCTGAGAATGGTATATGATGAAGAATCTGAATTCTATATGGCATTAacatattgaattttttttactgGTTTAGGGTTTGAATATACATAAATCGATCGCGTGTTCATCTAATATGAGCGGCGACGGCAGCGCTGGGAGCGGCGGAGGAGAGTCGCAGAGGTCGGTTCCGACGCCGTTTCTGACGAAAACGTATCAGCTGGTTGATGATCCGAGTTTCAACGATTTGATCTCGTGGAATGAAGATGGAACAACCTTCATCGTGTGGCGGCCAGCTGAATTTGCGAGGGATTTGTTGCCTAAATATTTCAAACACAATAATTTCTCCAGTTTTGTTCGTCAGCTCAACACCTACGTAAGTTGAATTCAGCGTCATATCCCGATGAAATGTTTTACTGGAATTTCGCGATAACCGTTTCTGCGGATTTGTTTTTGCAGGGATTCCGAAAAATCGTTCCCGATCGGTGGGAGTTCGCGAACGATTGCTTCAGAAGAGGCGAAAAGGCGCTGCTCAGAGACATCCAACGCCGTAAAATTTCGGTTGCGAACACCGCCTCCACCGCGGCTGCGACTACTACGGCGCTGCCTGCGGCGGTAGCGATTCAGATCTCCCCTGCGACCTCCGGCGACGAGCAGGTCCTCTCATCCAACTCTTCCCCGGCGGCAGCGACTCCGCCGCGGCGGCAATGCACATCGACGCCGGAAATGATGGAGGAGAACGAGAGATTGAGGAGAGAGAATTCGCAGCTGAGGCAGGAGCTGAGCCGACTGAGGGGAATGTGCAGCAGCATTTACAATCTGATGTCGGGCTACGAACCTAATCCGGGCGAGGCGCTGGCGCTGGAGCTTATGCCGGAGGCGCGGGCGTGCTGCAgcgcggaggaggaggaggaggacgacGAGGTGTTGGAGGAGATGTGCCCGAGGCTGTTCGGGGTGTCGATCGGGGTGAAGCGGTACAAGAGAAGCGGAGATCGGACGGCGGCGCGTGGGGAGGACGTGAAATCGGAGCCGTCGGATGGGGGAGCAGCGAGGAGCGCGATCCCAGGGGTAGAATTGTCAATTACTGTTGATAGTGGCTATACGTGTTAGCTCGAAAACATTGTACTGATATAATGGCCATGGTTTTGATGTTGACCGTTTCGGTGATGAGTTGGCCCGGCCCGGATCGACACGGCCCGATTGGATGGCTACGTGTTTGGTCATAGAGCTTGATGATGTAATATAGGGCTTTAATTATGTGCAATAAATACATCCCAAATATCTATGTGATATATTAATCATGATTAGGGGGCTGAGTAatgtttgtgagattttgcagttattattattatgatctCAAATTTTAGATGGAGATTAACGAAATGTAAAAAgtagatattattattatctaaaaGATGTATATTTATCAAACATTCacatatttttgtaaataatataATCCGTACAAAATATCTACAAAATGTCTAGTTCATGAtgcaataatttttaaataattaagtatTATGCTAAAAACTTTAAATAATCACTATCTGTCATCTTAAATTTATTCTTACATAcacatatattaaattttaattcattttacataatattttaatgtaGATGAAGATGTCTAGCTACTGCACCTTGATTTTTTCTTAACGGGTATATACATTCCCCGCAAAATGTAGATATATAATCCTCCAAtgcttttataaatatattaatattaattaatcgTGTTATTATAGTTCTATACTACTTTGATGTCAAATGGAACAATATAAAATTAAGGCAAACTGCTATAAAATTAGTACAAAAGGCAAACTGCTATAAAAACTagtaggagtataaaatttgattaaattctaGTCAGttttacaatttaaaaataattaattatattgtaATTTTGACATTCTTCTAAATTGTCTTATTGACTTAGATTTAGGAGGAAATTGTGCATGATGTGGAACCAACATACTTtaaactagtactccctccgtcccgtgctactcgcacgtttgcttttcggcacggagattaaggaatgggtgtataacaaagtcaacaattacggctgtaggtgataatttttactataaatggaaagagtgcaaataacttgggacgcccagaaaggaaataagtgcaagtaacacgggacggagggagtattatatatttttcataCTAAATCAATTAGTTTTGTGAGTGGTATATAAATTTGCAAAAAAGATCATAAATTTTGACCTTTCAAATCATATGCTCCGTCTGTACCACtgacatatttttctttttaggatGTCCGACTCTAAATGAactagtactctctccgtctacttgcacttatttcctttctgggcgtcccaagttatttgcactcttttcatttttagtaaaaattatcacctacagccgcaattgttgactttgctatacactcattccttaatctccatgccgaaaaggaaatgtgtgagtagtccgggacggagggagtatttcttaaaaatgaaacatcactccctctacttttttcctctctcttactttattttctactttattcacaaaacactaCTACATATCCCATGTCGAAATAGAAATGCTCTACTTAGagtattctctatattatttgctctcttactttactctctcttaactttaactatttattactacctccgtccaccaaaattcgtcccagtttgaccggacacaggttttaagaaatgtaatggaaagtgagttgaaaaagttagtggaatgtgggcttgacttttatatattagttttataataaaatgtgagtaggaatgagttagtggaatgtggggtccactaccaaaaatggtaaaagtgaaatgagacaaattttgggggacggacgaaaaaggaaagttgggacaaattttcagggacggagggagtagtatttttgcAAAATGATTGTAAAAGGGAAACACTTTAACTACCATGGGAAGGAGCTAGTGGAGTAAGTATTACTATCAACTAAACTCATTTGATACTCTCTTCGTCCTATGTACTTGCGCTTTTCATTTTAAATACATTAACTAATGAAGTAGTTTGGAATgaactgaaataaaaatatagttaaattaatttttcttaaattctttggcaaaaataaatttctctactatataatacacttaggtggtgttcggtttccaagataaaataataccaagatacaatttaggattgagttgtgtattattttagtcatatgggGTTAGCTGTGattaattatcccatgattatccatctaggatagagttgtggggttgaatcacatgaaccaaacacactacaaatttaatcccggatataatcttgcaaaccgaacaccccattAATAAATTCGATATTTATTAATGATCGTCATACGCGCAATGCTTCGGGAGTCGTACTTGTAAtaccccactttttgaaccctaattttcgaaccctaaagtacttgcatttaatgcttttgaTGTAGCGAAGTCCGTGGATTAATTGCCGAGTGAAATTGTTGTTGGATACTtttcgtgacctaattttgagttggaattttgactgggtcaactttgttgaatatgtgacgtgactgctttgaataattaatatggggtgaatttaattaattggtaATTTGTTATGAGTGCTAGAAATTTGTGAAGTAAATCACTATGCGAATTTAAgtaattcctttccgtgaggaatatttattagATTCAATttcgtgttggatccgataaattgaataaataatgcAAAAAATTCAGTCTTgtggaaaataaattgtggactgcacaatttaaataaaatataaaggacCATGAAtcaaactaatttaattaaatcttttcctccttgacttggtcaccaagacTTTCCTtagttcaaattttaaataaacattCTGTAGAGAATTTtcctctcctcctccgtgatctgccaataaaatttcaaagaaataaaatttgtcaatcctaattaattttttgtgaATTTCCCCTCTATTCTACATGTTTTGAAACCAACTCATTTAACTATTTCCGACAGAAACCGAGAACCAAACTCGAGAGAGGGAGTTATCGTTTGTTCCTTCAAAATCTGTTCAAGGTATATTCCTCCCAACAACCAGTCCTCTTTCCTTTTCATGTGTTTTGCATCTCACGTAATACCCAACCAACTATTAAATTGAGACAATCAAAACTAAGAACTCATCTTGCGGGGTTGTTCGGGATGAATCGTGGGTGAAATCGATGCTGCTCGGTGAGCCGTTGAAGATGACCTGCAGCGGCGGCAGGGCACTCTTTAATTTGGAGATTTTTATTTTGCTCATGTGAGAAAAAAATCGGGAGAGAGAGATGAATTCAAGGATTTATGTTTTGTTCAACAAATGAAGATTTGGGTGTGTTCTGTTGAAAAAAATACTACAGTAGCGATGGTTTTGAATTCTTGAATGGGGGTTTTCAATTCATTCTTTTGTTATATACTTtaaatctctattttatttGGTGTTGTGTTTTTGAAAGAGGACCGACGGTTTGTGGAGAAAGGGGTATCTGAAGGGTTCGGAGAGGTGCTGATTGTATGATTCTTTTGATGGTGAATTCTTAGGTCCAGAGAATTcgctagagcacaaggtctaggagatcatgaactTTTAGAATGCAGACGTTGTCGCAGCAACCtccgcttcaaaacctcaaccctctacactcgcttcaaaacctcaaccctctacactattggctagtatagggaagtcgggatcgaattCACGAGGACGGAAGGGTTAGAATGGATTGAGGGAACTTTTGGATTAGAATGCATTGAGGGAACTTTTGGATGGTTCGGTTGCTGCCACACAACAtgagggttgagttttaactactaggccTGAGAAATTAAATCTAATCTATTCTAACTAAATCTAATCTATTCTAACTACCAGATCTGGAGATTTGAAAATACGTAGAATATAAACGCATGCATGGTTCTTAACAAAATTCAACTTAGAATATTCACCAAActtcctgggtcaagtaaatgaGTTTCCTAAAATAGCTAGACACAAGACATGCAAAAGTAACGACAAAACAAATTTTCCTAACTGGCTACTGACAGAAAGCAGCaattaacaaactaaagcaaatTCGACTATAACTACTGATCGactttatcttcttcaacaagcgGGCAAGAAATGAACAAAACAGAACATAAAAACAAAGCATACTTCAAATCAAACAACGAAAGCTAAGATTAAACTAAGAACTATTAGATCTAATCTACTGGACTAAGTAAATCAGCGACAACAGAGATTTCCATGCAGATCCAAACTCACGTACTCAGATTCGGACAATCAGAAGAAAATCTAAGCTAGATCTATCAGATTCATCACCAACTAAACCAGATCCACAACGTTCTATACcattccgactccgattcaaccTCAATTCAATAgatcaactccgatcaacaattcaattgcgaaaagcatccaactcAGTAAATAGAACAATAAGCATCAGATCTAAAACAAAACCGAAAACGAaactagattaaccataaactgCAAAT is a window of Salvia splendens isolate huo1 chromosome 3, SspV2, whole genome shotgun sequence DNA encoding:
- the LOC121796356 gene encoding heat stress transcription factor B-2b-like gives rise to the protein MSGDGSAGSGGGESQRSVPTPFLTKTYQLVDDPSFNDLISWNEDGTTFIVWRPAEFARDLLPKYFKHNNFSSFVRQLNTYGFRKIVPDRWEFANDCFRRGEKALLRDIQRRKISVANTASTAAATTTALPAAVAIQISPATSGDEQVLSSNSSPAAATPPRRQCTSTPEMMEENERLRRENSQLRQELSRLRGMCSSIYNLMSGYEPNPGEALALELMPEARACCSAEEEEEDDEVLEEMCPRLFGVSIGVKRYKRSGDRTAARGEDVKSEPSDGGAARSAIPGVELSITVDSGYTC